In Pseudobdellovibrionaceae bacterium, the following proteins share a genomic window:
- a CDS encoding SCO family protein, producing the protein MKKSVLLAICIWLGATLLWWAFAFAPTPGAAPAWLEAARSACFGRMPNGLPEPYGWMGLVLSPAILAIAILFVWSPQEVFATLKQALSLKVGQVFTAVTLILIGGESVWVAQKFSAALEIESVDFSAPTPDVQLPDNYPQVNKDLPAFSLVDQHGNTIGEKTFLGRPVVLTFAFAHCATVCPVIIHQVLQGLKEDDGAEFLVITLDPWRDTPGSLPTIAKEWELPSFAHVLSHKTIEEVTRLFPLFNMPTSRNDKTGDITHPALVFVINPQGQWVYTFNNPHPSWLSEAVRRVSLKHAGI; encoded by the coding sequence TCCCGCTTGGTTGGAGGCCGCCCGTTCAGCCTGCTTCGGACGCATGCCCAACGGGCTACCTGAGCCCTATGGCTGGATGGGGCTGGTCCTCAGCCCCGCGATCTTAGCCATTGCTATTTTGTTTGTTTGGTCGCCTCAGGAAGTTTTTGCCACACTCAAACAGGCCCTCTCGCTCAAGGTTGGACAAGTTTTCACTGCTGTGACCTTGATCCTTATAGGAGGTGAATCGGTTTGGGTGGCGCAAAAGTTTTCTGCCGCCCTTGAAATTGAAAGCGTGGACTTTAGTGCTCCAACTCCAGACGTACAGCTCCCGGACAATTACCCTCAGGTGAACAAAGACCTGCCGGCCTTTAGTTTAGTCGATCAACACGGGAACACCATTGGCGAAAAGACCTTCCTCGGCCGTCCTGTGGTATTGACTTTTGCCTTTGCCCACTGTGCGACGGTTTGCCCGGTGATTATTCATCAGGTGCTTCAGGGCCTAAAAGAAGATGACGGAGCTGAGTTCTTAGTCATCACTCTTGATCCCTGGCGAGACACTCCGGGCTCGCTTCCCACCATCGCCAAAGAGTGGGAATTGCCCTCTTTCGCCCATGTCCTCTCTCACAAGACGATTGAGGAAGTGACTCGACTTTTTCCCTTATTCAATATGCCAACATCGCGCAACGATAAAACAGGTGACATCACTCACCCGGCCTTGGTATTCGTCATTAACCCACAAGGACAATGGGTTTATACGTTTAACAATCCTCACCCCAGTTGGTTGTCTGAGGCAGTAAGGCGCGTGAGTTTAAAGCATGCAGGAATCTGA
- a CDS encoding cytochrome b N-terminal domain-containing protein, giving the protein MQESETLYDEREYPKLTRPLKVILTFFDRLFDRFYTSRYNPLYRSGTLAVFCLFAALITGLYLIFFYRLGSPFESIAEIQDQVWGARWMRAMHRWVSDAAVVAVAFHVLRLLVQGKTWGPRMLAWVTGVLLTGFMFISAWTGYVMVWDEHGMAMAKMGAKILDLLPIFPESIERSFTGGKPVPASFFFMNLFAHVAVPLGMILVLWLHTSKLARSKWLPERNLTYWLTGIFIVFSILVPAPMLKKADLLMIPGGYPTDLFYNFWMPLVEWTTTAWVFAGSLVFTLVLTSMPWWWRPKNHKKRETLASLVEEKRCEGCAQCYSDCPFDAILMKDRQEEGLSPQFASVNPALCVSCGICSASCSSLAIGPPDRNARDMIRRLKAFCDEHPVPEDKGLVFVCRHSDLAAKTHDEAKNAGWLSYSVECTGTLHSAALTFAAKRFGRTAVAGCPENDCLFREGTTWLSERWQRKRGPELPEAIAQDAVFLFSGSRNEGQPLWQWMRDGSGTAKKTSSPGQWTAGLVATILLLAGIALGSQVVWNQVPEHGAIRIGWRLPGQKIETCRDLSPEELAHRLPHMRRPRECTVTYINYRLKLFVDNVAIVDELVLPPGLKHDRPLDVNYQHNLAPGEYNIRVEFAPDDDLNSNAPRFELTESITISKQRIVLIALSESEHRLKSLHQTPKDF; this is encoded by the coding sequence ATGCAGGAATCTGAAACCCTTTATGACGAGAGAGAATACCCAAAACTCACTCGCCCGTTAAAAGTCATCCTGACTTTTTTTGATCGCCTTTTTGATCGCTTTTACACCTCTCGCTACAACCCTCTCTATCGCAGCGGCACCTTGGCTGTGTTTTGTCTATTTGCCGCTCTCATCACCGGACTCTACCTGATATTCTTTTACCGCCTCGGCAGTCCATTTGAGTCAATTGCGGAAATCCAGGATCAGGTTTGGGGAGCCCGCTGGATGCGAGCCATGCACCGATGGGTTTCAGATGCAGCCGTGGTGGCCGTGGCCTTTCACGTTTTAAGATTGCTCGTCCAAGGCAAAACTTGGGGACCACGTATGTTGGCCTGGGTGACCGGCGTGTTGCTTACCGGATTTATGTTTATTTCCGCTTGGACCGGTTATGTGATGGTTTGGGACGAGCATGGCATGGCCATGGCAAAGATGGGGGCCAAGATTTTGGATCTTCTACCCATTTTCCCAGAGAGCATTGAACGATCCTTCACGGGTGGCAAACCTGTCCCGGCGTCCTTCTTTTTTATGAATCTTTTTGCCCACGTCGCTGTTCCTCTGGGCATGATTTTGGTCTTATGGCTACACACTTCCAAACTGGCCCGCTCCAAGTGGTTACCGGAAAGGAATCTCACTTACTGGCTCACTGGGATATTTATTGTTTTTTCCATTCTCGTTCCGGCTCCCATGCTCAAAAAGGCCGATCTGTTGATGATTCCGGGAGGGTATCCGACAGATTTATTCTACAATTTTTGGATGCCTCTGGTGGAGTGGACCACCACCGCCTGGGTCTTTGCCGGCTCTTTGGTTTTCACTTTGGTGTTAACCTCCATGCCGTGGTGGTGGCGTCCCAAGAACCACAAAAAACGAGAGACCCTGGCCTCCCTCGTCGAGGAGAAGCGTTGTGAGGGTTGCGCCCAGTGTTATTCGGACTGTCCCTTTGATGCCATCTTGATGAAAGACCGCCAGGAAGAAGGTCTTTCGCCCCAATTTGCTTCGGTTAATCCGGCTCTTTGTGTGAGTTGTGGTATTTGTTCAGCCTCCTGCTCCTCACTTGCCATTGGCCCTCCCGACCGTAACGCCCGCGACATGATACGCCGACTGAAGGCCTTTTGTGATGAACATCCAGTGCCCGAAGACAAGGGGCTGGTTTTTGTCTGTCGCCACTCGGATTTGGCCGCTAAAACCCATGATGAAGCCAAGAACGCTGGCTGGTTGAGCTATTCAGTTGAATGCACAGGAACGCTTCATTCCGCAGCACTCACATTTGCCGCCAAACGCTTTGGCCGCACAGCCGTGGCCGGCTGCCCGGAAAACGACTGTTTGTTCCGCGAAGGGACGACTTGGCTCAGCGAAAGGTGGCAACGCAAACGAGGTCCTGAATTGCCTGAAGCCATCGCTCAAGATGCCGTTTTTCTATTCAGTGGCAGTCGCAATGAAGGCCAGCCCCTCTGGCAATGGATGAGGGATGGCTCTGGAACCGCGAAGAAAACTTCGTCTCCCGGCCAATGGACCGCAGGTCTTGTGGCCACTATCCTGCTGTTGGCAGGCATCGCTCTGGGAAGCCAAGTGGTATGGAATCAGGTCCCAGAACACGGGGCAATTAGAATCGGGTGGCGCCTTCCTGGACAGAAGATCGAAACCTGCCGGGACTTGAGCCCCGAGGAGTTGGCGCATCGCCTCCCGCATATGCGCAGACCTCGTGAGTGCACTGTGACTTACATCAACTACCGGCTCAAACTCTTTGTTGATAATGTCGCTATTGTTGATGAACTGGTTTTGCCCCCGGGCCTGAAACACGATCGCCCCCTCGATGTGAACTACCAGCACAATCTAGCACCAGGTGAGTACAATATTCGGGTAGAGTTTGCTCCTGATGATGATTTGAATAGTAATGCTCCGCGATTCGAACTAACTGAAAGTATCACCATTAGTAAACAACGCATCGTTCTGATCGCCCTCAGCGAATCTGAGCACCGACTAAAGTCATTGCATCAAACTCCTAAAGACTTTTAA